From the Synechococcus sp. Nb3U1 genome, one window contains:
- a CDS encoding N-acetylmuramoyl-L-alanine amidase: MPELDKLGARRDPGARRPQAKQGRIGVWGSILLLGLAGAGLFPPQPALAQTTTTTGLSRIENWQYNPEQGRLEVNTQGEVRPFLFILQDPPRVVLDFPNTRFGRDPQTQTFSGRVGSLQISQLTDTITRFVLHLQPDQPLSLNQLQLLTANPSRWAVQFTHAGNLSLSPLIPSVSGSSAPPPLLTPPRQSQTPNLPLPPSTSRSGHQILEVSPQSEGFFIRTQGSPSTTVRRILDPDRVVIDFLQTSLSSALSQRAYTINRLGVSRLRIGQFEPTVARVVLDVDPSSGDWEARYDAQRGGIWIQPAGGGMQASLLPDATGSGASGPLATLQSVHLQGNQLTISADGFMFYRAGWDPASGGYRISVAPARLPQSLPDPGLPANGPVERIRFVQEDARTVSILVQPSEEFNVFEPNPGQGSRRITLQLQPLNAPLPIAQPQLPTQPQQPQPVGQPIIAIDAGHGGRDPGAIGVDGVQEKHITLSISNQVRQLLQERGYAVVMTRTDDREILLQPRVDIAVEANATLLVSIHANALDRSGISGIETYYLRPDSAELATTLHRSLVRTVGAADRGVRRARFFMVRETPTGMPSVLLELGYLTNPTEGRKLATAEYQALLSRAIADGIEAFLRNR; this comes from the coding sequence ATGCCTGAACTGGACAAGCTAGGGGCAAGACGGGATCCCGGAGCAAGGAGGCCACAGGCAAAGCAGGGCCGGATCGGTGTTTGGGGATCGATACTGTTGTTGGGTTTGGCTGGAGCAGGACTGTTTCCTCCCCAACCTGCCCTAGCCCAGACGACGACAACGACGGGCCTATCCCGGATTGAAAACTGGCAATATAACCCCGAGCAGGGACGCTTAGAGGTCAATACCCAAGGGGAGGTACGGCCTTTCCTGTTTATTTTGCAAGATCCACCCCGTGTGGTTTTGGATTTCCCGAACACCCGTTTTGGACGGGATCCGCAAACCCAAACTTTTTCGGGTCGAGTCGGATCCCTGCAGATCAGCCAACTCACCGATACGATCACCCGCTTCGTGCTGCACCTGCAGCCGGATCAGCCCCTTAGCCTCAACCAACTGCAACTGCTCACCGCCAATCCTTCCCGTTGGGCTGTGCAATTTACCCATGCCGGTAATCTCTCTTTATCTCCGCTGATCCCCTCCGTCAGTGGCTCATCGGCACCACCGCCGCTGCTCACTCCACCCCGGCAAAGCCAAACCCCCAATCTGCCCCTTCCTCCCTCAACCTCCCGCTCTGGCCATCAAATCTTGGAGGTATCCCCACAATCGGAAGGGTTTTTCATCCGCACTCAAGGCAGCCCCTCCACCACAGTGCGGCGGATTCTCGACCCGGATCGGGTGGTGATAGACTTTCTGCAAACCTCCCTCAGCTCTGCCCTCAGCCAGCGGGCCTACACGATCAACCGGCTGGGGGTTTCCCGCCTACGAATCGGGCAATTTGAGCCGACGGTGGCGCGGGTGGTGTTGGATGTGGATCCCTCTAGTGGTGACTGGGAAGCCCGCTATGACGCCCAGCGGGGTGGGATTTGGATTCAGCCGGCTGGGGGGGGGATGCAGGCCAGCCTTTTGCCGGATGCCACGGGTTCAGGAGCCAGTGGGCCGCTGGCAACGCTGCAATCGGTGCATCTGCAGGGCAACCAACTGACCATCAGCGCTGATGGATTCATGTTCTACCGGGCTGGATGGGATCCCGCCAGTGGTGGCTATCGCATCAGTGTGGCACCCGCTCGTCTGCCGCAATCGCTGCCGGATCCCGGTTTGCCTGCCAATGGGCCGGTGGAGCGGATTCGCTTTGTGCAGGAGGACGCCCGTACCGTCAGTATTCTGGTGCAGCCCTCTGAAGAATTTAATGTTTTTGAGCCCAATCCTGGCCAGGGATCCCGGCGTATTACCCTGCAACTGCAACCCCTGAACGCTCCTTTGCCGATTGCTCAACCACAACTGCCCACCCAGCCACAACAACCTCAACCCGTAGGACAGCCGATCATCGCCATTGATGCGGGACATGGAGGCCGGGATCCCGGTGCGATCGGGGTGGATGGAGTTCAGGAGAAGCACATCACCCTGTCCATCTCTAACCAAGTGCGACAACTGCTACAAGAGCGCGGCTATGCGGTGGTGATGACTCGTACTGATGACCGGGAAATTCTGTTGCAACCGCGAGTGGATATAGCGGTAGAGGCCAACGCCACCCTACTGGTGAGCATTCATGCCAATGCTCTGGATCGTTCTGGCATTAGTGGCATCGAAACCTATTACCTGCGGCCCGATAGCGCTGAATTGGCTACCACCTTGCACCGCAGCTTGGTCAGAACTGTAGGAGCCGCCGATCGGGGTGTGAGACGAGCGCGGTTTTTCATGGTGCGGGAAACCCCGACGGGCATGCCTTCTGTACTGCTGGAGCTAGGCTATCTGACCAATCCGACGGAAGGGCGAAAGCTGGCTACGGCAGAATATCAAGCTCTGTTGTCCCGGGCGATTGCCGATGGGATCGAAGCCTTTTTGCGCAACCGTTGA
- the murI gene encoding glutamate racemase produces MQFEWKAGSEPDPRWPIGVFDSGLGGLTVWRTLRRQLPQERLLYFGDTARVPYGGRSPQEILTFVRQILAWMQAQPVKLVVMACNTSSALALDQVRQDYALPIFGLILPGAQAALTQGSRIGVIATAATVNSGAYSKAIQEYSALDPKRFPYSIQCWEQACPEFVPLIEAGESDSQALRQAAECYLQPLLQQGIDTLIYGCTHYPVLDPILRPLLPRSVRRVDPGVALVGSLAKELGLWGLRHPEGNRCGSSHARVSQADGHRFCVSGDPERFAQLATPWLGFRPQVERVELPVLDVAGEQTANC; encoded by the coding sequence ATGCAGTTTGAGTGGAAGGCGGGATCAGAGCCGGATCCCAGGTGGCCCATTGGCGTGTTTGATAGCGGCTTAGGGGGGTTGACGGTGTGGCGAACCCTGCGCAGACAACTGCCTCAAGAGCGGCTACTCTACTTTGGCGATACGGCACGAGTCCCCTATGGAGGACGTTCCCCACAAGAGATTTTGACTTTTGTGCGGCAGATTTTGGCTTGGATGCAGGCGCAGCCCGTCAAGTTGGTGGTCATGGCCTGCAATACCAGCTCCGCTTTGGCCCTAGACCAAGTGCGTCAGGACTATGCACTACCCATTTTCGGCCTGATTTTGCCCGGTGCTCAGGCAGCCTTGACTCAGGGATCCCGAATTGGGGTAATTGCCACAGCAGCCACGGTGAATAGCGGTGCTTATTCCAAGGCCATTCAGGAGTACAGCGCCCTTGATCCCAAAAGATTCCCTTACTCCATCCAGTGTTGGGAACAGGCTTGCCCAGAGTTTGTCCCCCTGATCGAAGCGGGAGAGTCGGATAGCCAAGCTCTACGCCAGGCTGCCGAATGCTATTTGCAGCCGCTGTTGCAACAGGGGATCGATACCCTCATCTATGGCTGTACCCACTATCCGGTGTTGGATCCAATTTTGCGACCCCTCTTGCCCCGCTCCGTCCGACGGGTAGATCCGGGGGTAGCATTGGTGGGATCCCTGGCCAAAGAGCTGGGACTGTGGGGGTTGCGGCATCCTGAGGGGAATCGCTGTGGTAGTTCTCATGCCAGGGTTTCTCAAGCGGATGGGCATCGCTTTTGTGTGAGCGGGGATCCGGAGCGGTTTGCTCAGTTGGCTACCCCTTGGCTGGGCTTTCGACCCCAAGTGGAACGGGTGGAATTGCCGGTGTTGGATGTAGCTGGCGAGCAGACGGCAAACTGTTAA
- a CDS encoding ABC transporter permease, with protein sequence MPVQIPGWLRGVSYAIYGFLYLPILLIVIYSFNRARFGLVWTGFTFDWYVSLFQNQIAWQATQNTLILALVSTLISTVFGSLLGYGLYRYRFPGKNAFQGLMLLPVIIPDIVMAITLLLFYQFLRYYTGLFELGLWTMILSHITFQVSFVAIVVRSRLQLLDPTLEEAAHDLYANTWQKLRYVTLPLAMPGILAGALLAFTLSIDDFVISFFTSGPESLTLPTLIYSTVRRGVTPEINALSTLILLVTLAVVMGTTLLGRPRQGSSSSKINQ encoded by the coding sequence ATGCCAGTTCAGATTCCAGGTTGGTTGCGGGGAGTTAGCTACGCCATTTATGGCTTTCTGTATCTGCCGATCCTGTTGATTGTCATCTACTCCTTTAACCGCGCCCGCTTTGGCTTGGTGTGGACGGGCTTCACCTTTGACTGGTATGTTTCGCTATTCCAGAATCAGATAGCCTGGCAAGCCACCCAAAATACCCTGATCCTGGCCTTGGTCAGCACCCTGATCAGCACTGTATTCGGATCCCTGTTGGGGTATGGGCTGTATCGCTATCGTTTCCCTGGCAAAAATGCCTTTCAAGGGTTGATGCTCTTGCCGGTGATCATTCCCGATATCGTTATGGCAATCACGTTGCTGCTGTTCTACCAGTTTTTGCGCTACTACACGGGGTTGTTCGAGCTGGGCCTATGGACGATGATTCTTTCCCACATCACCTTTCAGGTGTCTTTTGTGGCCATCGTAGTGCGAAGCCGATTGCAACTGTTGGATCCCACCCTAGAAGAAGCGGCCCATGATCTCTACGCCAATACCTGGCAGAAGCTGCGCTATGTGACGCTGCCGTTGGCCATGCCTGGGATCCTAGCGGGGGCACTGTTGGCTTTTACCCTCTCGATTGATGATTTTGTTATTTCCTTTTTTACCAGCGGGCCGGAGAGCCTGACCTTGCCAACTTTGATTTACAGTACAGTGCGGCGCGGCGTTACGCCCGAAATTAACGCGCTTTCGACGCTGATTCTCTTGGTCACCCTAGCAGTTGTCATGGGAACCACCCTGCTGGGTCGTCCTCGTCAGGGATCCAGCTCCTCTAAAATCAATCAATAA
- a CDS encoding type II toxin-antitoxin system VapC family toxin, protein MIVVDSNVLAYLYLPGQYTAAAESLLEQESDWAVPLLWRSEFRNILAGYMRRGDLSFEQAMCLLREAESLLEGSEFEVDLLTVLELVHKSDCSAYDCEFVALAVPSTPNWLPWTKSF, encoded by the coding sequence ATGATCGTGGTTGACTCCAATGTTCTGGCGTACCTGTACCTTCCGGGGCAGTACACCGCTGCTGCCGAATCCTTATTGGAGCAGGAGTCAGACTGGGCTGTCCCGCTCCTCTGGCGCAGTGAATTCCGCAACATACTGGCCGGTTACATGAGACGTGGGGATCTTTCTTTTGAGCAGGCTATGTGCCTGCTGCGAGAGGCCGAGAGCTTACTGGAAGGTTCAGAATTTGAAGTTGACTTGCTGACTGTCTTGGAGCTTGTCCATAAAAGTGACTGCTCCGCCTACGACTGCGAGTTCGTGGCCTTGGCTGTACCCTCGACACCAAACTGGCTACCCTGGACAAAAAGCTTTTAG
- a CDS encoding FitA-like ribbon-helix-helix domain-containing protein, with protein MPTTLTLKNIPDVVYERLKASAQRNRHSLNSEAIVCLESALLPAKLSPSERLARAR; from the coding sequence GTGCCCACGACGTTGACTTTGAAGAATATTCCCGACGTTGTTTATGAGCGCTTGAAGGCTTCAGCGCAAAGGAATCGGCACAGCTTGAACAGTGAAGCCATCGTGTGCCTGGAATCCGCACTGCTGCCAGCCAAGCTCTCACCTAGCGAACGCCTAGCCAGAGCCCGCTAA
- the metH gene encoding methionine synthase: MTHLHPFLQRLQEHVIVFDGAMGSSLQTQNLTAADFGEPELEGCNEMLVLTKPEAVEKVHRGFLEVGADVIETDTFGATSIVLAEYGIPEKAYELNVAAARLAKQVAQEYSTPNKPRFVAGSIGPTTKLPTLGHIGFDEMQASFAEQVRGLIDGGADLLIIETCQDVLQTKAALAAVQQVFAEKGALEPGGIRLPVVVSLTFEVQGTMLVGTEMGAALAILEPYPIDVLGLNCATGPDKMTEHIRYLSKHSPFPISCIPNAGLPENIGGRAHYKLTPEQLRFHLQHFVQDLGVAVVGGCCGTRPDHIAALVEAVQGLRPKPRPIERIHAAASIYSPQPYQQDNSFLIIGERVNASGSKKMRDLLNAEDWDGLVALAREQVREGAHILDVNVDYVGRDGVRDMHELVSRLVTQIQIPLMLDSTEWQKMEAGLKVAGGKCLLNSTNYEDGEERFLKVLELAKRYGAGVVVGTIDEEGMARTAEKKFQIAERAYHQAVAFGIPPYEIFFDPLALPISTGIEEDRANGAATIEGIRRIRQAFPEAHIVLGVSNVSFGLSPAARMVLNSVFLHECREAGMDAAIVSAAKILPLSKIPEQQQQVCRDLIFDRRQFNPEGICTYDPLSQLTQLFEGVSGKDLRSAGSLADLPLEERLQRHIIDGERIGLEESLAAALEKYPPLEIINTFLLDGMKEVGELFGAGKMQLPFVLQSAETMKAAVKYLEPFMEKAEGDGAKGTFLIATVKGDVHDIGKNLVDIILTNNGYKVINLGIKQPVENIIEAYEKHQADCIAMSGLLVKSTAFMKENLEIFNERGISVPVILGGAALTRRFVEEDCQNTYKGRVIYGRDAFADLHFMDQLMPAKAAGQWDDHLGFLNGSQNGSHANTKTNGQVGLKSLQSTESEAVDPTLPAPEVTFGSTLETIELLEQDTRRSEAVTLDTERPIPPFWGSKILTSSEIPWSEVFFYIDKQALVAGQWQIRKPRDQSAEEFAEFLATQVDPVIERWKERIIAEDILHPEIVYGYFPTQAEGNSLIIFDPASFPELFQLDPDSTTYFQLPTVERPQLTPQTRQLARFTFPRQKNGNRYCIADFFADHSTGLVDVFPMQAVTVGAEATVYAQNLFANNQYTDYLYFHGMAVTLAEALAEWCHARVRRELGFAQEDSSDIRKILHQGYRGSRYSFGYPACPHIPDQRILLDLLKADRIGLIMDESDQLDPEQSTTAIITYHPTARYFSA; this comes from the coding sequence ATGACGCATCTGCATCCCTTCCTGCAACGGCTCCAGGAACATGTGATTGTTTTCGATGGGGCGATGGGATCCTCGCTGCAAACCCAAAACCTGACGGCGGCGGATTTTGGCGAACCGGAGTTGGAGGGTTGTAACGAGATGTTAGTGCTCACCAAGCCGGAAGCGGTGGAAAAGGTACACCGGGGCTTTCTGGAAGTGGGGGCGGATGTAATCGAGACGGATACCTTTGGAGCCACCTCGATTGTCCTGGCGGAATACGGGATCCCGGAAAAAGCCTATGAACTGAATGTGGCGGCGGCTCGCTTGGCCAAACAGGTTGCACAAGAGTATTCCACCCCCAACAAACCTCGCTTTGTGGCTGGATCCATTGGCCCGACCACCAAGCTACCCACCCTGGGGCACATTGGCTTTGATGAGATGCAGGCTAGCTTTGCCGAACAGGTGCGGGGGTTGATCGATGGTGGAGCCGATCTACTTATCATTGAGACCTGCCAGGATGTGTTGCAGACTAAGGCAGCCTTGGCAGCGGTGCAACAAGTCTTTGCAGAAAAAGGCGCATTGGAGCCTGGTGGGATCCGCTTGCCGGTGGTGGTGTCTCTCACCTTTGAGGTACAGGGCACGATGCTGGTGGGCACTGAAATGGGGGCGGCTCTGGCGATTTTGGAACCCTACCCGATTGATGTGCTAGGGCTCAACTGTGCCACTGGCCCCGACAAAATGACGGAGCATATTCGCTATCTATCCAAACATTCCCCGTTCCCGATCTCCTGCATTCCCAACGCTGGCTTACCAGAAAACATCGGTGGCCGAGCCCATTACAAGCTCACCCCCGAGCAATTGCGTTTTCATTTGCAGCATTTCGTTCAAGATCTGGGAGTAGCGGTGGTGGGGGGCTGTTGTGGCACGCGCCCGGACCACATTGCGGCTCTGGTGGAAGCAGTGCAGGGGTTGCGACCCAAACCCAGACCCATCGAGCGGATCCATGCGGCAGCCTCCATTTATAGCCCGCAGCCCTACCAGCAGGACAACTCCTTCTTGATCATTGGTGAGCGGGTGAACGCCAGCGGCTCCAAAAAAATGCGGGATCTGCTCAATGCTGAAGACTGGGATGGCCTGGTGGCCCTAGCCCGGGAACAGGTGCGGGAAGGTGCCCATATTTTGGATGTGAACGTGGATTATGTGGGCCGCGATGGTGTGCGGGATATGCACGAGTTGGTGTCGCGGTTGGTCACCCAAATTCAGATCCCCCTGATGCTCGACTCCACCGAGTGGCAAAAAATGGAGGCGGGCCTCAAGGTGGCTGGGGGCAAATGTTTGCTCAACTCCACCAACTATGAAGATGGGGAAGAGCGCTTTTTGAAGGTGCTGGAACTGGCCAAACGCTACGGAGCTGGGGTGGTGGTGGGCACCATTGATGAGGAAGGCATGGCCCGGACTGCCGAGAAAAAGTTTCAGATTGCTGAGCGAGCTTACCATCAAGCTGTGGCCTTCGGGATCCCGCCCTACGAGATTTTCTTTGATCCTTTGGCCTTGCCCATTTCCACCGGCATTGAGGAAGACCGGGCCAACGGAGCTGCCACCATCGAAGGGATCCGCCGCATTCGCCAAGCCTTTCCGGAAGCCCATATTGTCTTGGGGGTCTCCAACGTCTCCTTTGGGTTATCCCCTGCCGCCCGTATGGTATTGAACTCGGTGTTTTTGCACGAATGTCGGGAAGCGGGCATGGATGCCGCCATTGTCAGCGCCGCCAAGATCCTGCCCCTGAGCAAAATCCCGGAGCAGCAGCAGCAGGTGTGTCGGGATTTGATCTTCGACCGACGCCAGTTCAACCCCGAGGGCATTTGCACCTACGATCCCTTATCCCAGCTCACGCAACTGTTTGAGGGGGTATCGGGGAAAGATTTACGCTCTGCCGGATCTCTGGCGGATCTGCCCCTGGAAGAACGCCTGCAACGGCACATCATCGATGGCGAACGAATTGGGCTAGAAGAGTCCCTCGCCGCTGCCCTAGAGAAATATCCTCCTTTGGAAATTATCAACACCTTTTTGCTAGATGGCATGAAGGAAGTGGGGGAATTGTTTGGAGCTGGCAAAATGCAGCTCCCCTTTGTGCTGCAGTCGGCAGAAACCATGAAAGCAGCGGTTAAATATTTGGAACCCTTTATGGAAAAAGCAGAAGGAGATGGGGCCAAAGGCACCTTTTTGATCGCTACTGTTAAGGGTGATGTACACGATATTGGCAAAAACCTGGTGGATATCATCCTCACCAACAATGGCTACAAGGTGATCAATCTGGGCATCAAGCAGCCGGTGGAGAACATCATCGAAGCTTATGAAAAGCATCAAGCTGATTGCATTGCCATGAGTGGGTTGTTGGTGAAATCTACCGCCTTTATGAAAGAAAATCTGGAGATCTTTAACGAGCGGGGCATTAGTGTTCCGGTGATTTTAGGAGGCGCTGCCCTCACCCGTCGCTTTGTGGAGGAAGACTGCCAAAACACCTATAAAGGTCGGGTCATTTATGGGCGAGATGCTTTTGCCGATCTGCATTTTATGGATCAGCTCATGCCTGCCAAAGCTGCCGGACAATGGGATGATCACCTCGGCTTTTTGAATGGCTCGCAAAATGGATCCCATGCTAACACCAAAACCAATGGTCAGGTTGGTTTGAAATCCTTACAATCTACAGAATCCGAGGCAGTGGATCCCACTTTGCCCGCCCCAGAAGTTACGTTTGGCTCCACTCTTGAAACAATTGAGCTATTGGAACAAGATACCCGTCGTTCCGAAGCTGTGACCTTGGATACAGAGCGACCGATCCCACCATTTTGGGGATCCAAAATTCTCACTTCTTCTGAGATTCCTTGGTCGGAGGTCTTTTTCTACATCGATAAGCAGGCACTGGTAGCCGGGCAATGGCAAATCCGCAAGCCCCGCGACCAATCTGCCGAAGAGTTTGCCGAGTTCCTGGCTACGCAGGTGGATCCGGTGATCGAACGCTGGAAAGAGCGGATTATCGCGGAAGATATCTTGCACCCGGAGATCGTCTATGGCTATTTCCCGACCCAAGCAGAAGGGAATAGCTTGATTATTTTTGATCCCGCCAGTTTTCCGGAGCTGTTCCAGCTGGATCCCGATTCTACTACTTATTTTCAGCTGCCCACAGTAGAACGGCCGCAACTTACCCCGCAAACCCGACAGCTAGCCCGCTTTACTTTCCCTCGCCAAAAAAACGGAAATCGCTATTGTATTGCTGACTTTTTTGCCGATCACTCTACAGGGTTGGTGGATGTTTTCCCAATGCAAGCGGTGACGGTTGGTGCAGAGGCCACCGTCTATGCTCAGAATCTTTTTGCCAATAACCAATACACCGATTACCTCTATTTCCATGGCATGGCCGTGACCCTAGCAGAGGCCTTGGCAGAGTGGTGTCATGCCCGCGTTCGTCGGGAATTGGGATTTGCCCAGGAAGATAGCTCCGATATCCGCAAGATTTTGCACCAAGGTTACCGTGGATCCCGCTACAGTTTTGGCTATCCCGCCTGCCCTCATATTCCTGACCAACGGATTTTGTTGGATCTGCTTAAAGCGGATCGCATTGGCCTGATCATGGATGAAAGCGATCAATTGGATCCGGAACAATCCACCACCGCCATCATTACTTATCATCCGACTGCTCGGTACTTTAGTGCGTGA
- the rpoD gene encoding RNA polymerase sigma factor RpoD, with the protein MTQAKELVKSGKTALLEPDLETRPSIPLGSDQDNGVDTIEIELAASDTDAFDEEDEEEEALEEDGEAASTGTKGRSKRKAASKKKHYTDDSIRVYLQEIGRIRLLRADEEIELARKIADLLELERIREAIYDRMGLWEDPEEVPDALWAEEVKMALPDFRRRLHRGRRAKEKMVQSNLRLVVSIAKKYMNRGLSFQDLIQEGSLGLIRAAEKFDHEKGYKFSTYATWWIRQAITRAIADQSRTIRLPVHLYETISRIKKVTKLLSQELGRKPTEEEIATRMEITIEKLRFIAKSAQLPISLETPIGKEEDSRLGDFIESDGETPEDRVAKVLLREDLESVLETLTSRERDVLKLRYGLDDGRMKTLEEIGQIFNVTRERIRQIEAKALRKLRHPNRNSVLKEYIR; encoded by the coding sequence ATGACTCAAGCAAAGGAATTGGTGAAGTCTGGTAAAACGGCTCTTCTCGAACCGGATTTGGAAACTCGACCTTCCATCCCTCTGGGCTCTGATCAGGACAATGGGGTGGACACGATCGAGATCGAACTGGCTGCCAGTGACACCGATGCTTTTGATGAGGAAGACGAAGAAGAGGAAGCCCTAGAAGAGGATGGCGAAGCTGCCAGTACCGGTACTAAGGGGCGCTCGAAGCGTAAAGCTGCCAGCAAAAAGAAGCACTACACCGATGACTCAATTCGGGTCTATCTACAAGAAATTGGACGTATTCGGCTATTGCGAGCGGACGAAGAAATTGAACTGGCCCGCAAAATTGCTGATTTATTGGAGCTCGAGCGGATCCGGGAGGCGATTTACGACCGCATGGGCCTCTGGGAAGACCCGGAAGAGGTGCCAGATGCCCTCTGGGCCGAAGAAGTGAAGATGGCGTTGCCGGATTTTCGGCGGCGGCTGCATCGGGGGCGGCGGGCCAAAGAGAAGATGGTGCAGTCCAACCTGCGGTTGGTGGTTTCCATCGCCAAGAAATATATGAACCGGGGTCTGTCTTTTCAGGACTTGATTCAAGAGGGATCCCTGGGTTTGATTCGGGCGGCAGAGAAATTTGACCACGAGAAGGGCTACAAGTTCTCCACCTACGCCACCTGGTGGATTCGGCAGGCCATTACCCGTGCCATTGCCGATCAATCCCGCACCATTCGTCTGCCTGTGCACCTCTACGAGACCATCTCCCGCATTAAAAAGGTGACCAAGTTGCTTTCCCAGGAATTGGGTCGCAAGCCCACCGAAGAAGAGATCGCCACCCGCATGGAGATCACTATCGAGAAGCTGCGGTTCATCGCCAAGTCAGCTCAGCTACCCATTTCTTTGGAAACCCCCATTGGCAAGGAAGAAGATTCTCGCCTGGGGGACTTTATCGAATCGGATGGGGAAACCCCCGAGGATCGGGTGGCTAAGGTGCTGCTACGGGAAGATCTCGAAAGTGTCTTAGAAACCCTCACCTCACGGGAACGGGACGTACTCAAGTTGCGCTACGGCTTGGATGATGGCCGCATGAAAACCCTGGAGGAAATCGGGCAGATCTTTAACGTCACCCGTGAACGGATCCGGCAGATCGAGGCCAAAGCACTGCGAAAACTGCGGCACCCCAATCGCAATAGCGTCCTAAAGGAGTACATCCGCTAA
- a CDS encoding tellurite resistance TerB family protein: MNPTTQHQLMLKIVAGSAWADGHLEPQESAYLGSLLRRYNLEHDTELRELFQQPIPTEQTELWMADYLTQATETERMQLLGAIGNLLIADDNVSPEEHSLLDDYHTLMAGIPARPESAPSLVRSIGQFFRRMAKAVSG; encoded by the coding sequence ATGAACCCCACGACCCAACACCAGTTGATGCTCAAAATTGTGGCTGGCTCGGCCTGGGCCGATGGACACTTAGAACCCCAGGAATCGGCCTATCTCGGATCCCTGCTGCGGCGATACAACCTGGAGCACGATACTGAACTGCGGGAACTCTTTCAGCAGCCCATCCCAACCGAACAGACGGAACTGTGGATGGCAGATTATTTGACGCAGGCTACTGAAACCGAACGGATGCAATTGTTGGGGGCAATTGGCAACCTACTGATCGCAGACGACAATGTCTCACCGGAGGAGCACAGCCTTTTAGACGACTATCACACTCTGATGGCCGGGATCCCGGCACGACCAGAATCAGCCCCTAGCTTAGTGAGGAGTATCGGGCAATTTTTCCGGCGGATGGCGAAAGCAGTATCCGGCTGA
- a CDS encoding DUF4278 domain-containing protein has product MKLSFRGNNFDYVPAHTQLSDEELQAQYRGQTLLVHHTSKNAMPHPNQPLIYRGVNY; this is encoded by the coding sequence ATGAAACTCTCTTTCCGTGGCAACAACTTTGACTACGTCCCCGCTCATACTCAGCTCAGCGATGAAGAATTACAGGCTCAATATCGCGGCCAAACCCTGTTGGTACACCACACCAGCAAAAACGCGATGCCTCACCCCAATCAGCCTTTGATCTACCGGGGTGTGAACTACTGA
- the secG gene encoding preprotein translocase subunit SecG, whose amino-acid sequence MEAFFEFLWSASAILLVILVLLHSPKGDGLAGIGGQAQLFSSSKSAEQSLNRITWTVATLFLSISVVLGAGWLSAATGQ is encoded by the coding sequence ATGGAAGCGTTTTTCGAGTTTCTCTGGTCTGCTTCGGCCATCTTGTTGGTTATTTTGGTGCTGCTGCACAGCCCGAAAGGAGATGGGTTGGCAGGCATTGGCGGGCAGGCCCAGTTGTTCTCCAGCTCCAAAAGTGCTGAACAAAGCCTCAACCGCATCACTTGGACGGTGGCCACCCTCTTTCTGTCCATTAGCGTGGTGTTGGGGGCAGGTTGGCTCTCGGCAGCCACAGGCCAATAG
- a CDS encoding YqiA/YcfP family alpha/beta fold hydrolase, translated as MAVIYLHGFGSGPKSTKAAFFQRRLQQIGIPLLVPDLNQGQFSQLTLTRQIQQVSQQLAEYAHPPVTLIGSSLGGLVAAWVAEQQACVQRLVLLAPAFGFLSHWLPRLGAEAVEAWQRTGSLSVFHYGEGRPLPLEYQFVTDAQGYPDGALQRPIPTLILHGIRDETIPIQASRNYVAHRPWAQLMPLESDHALTDVLEPIWQASSRFCGWIDAPRETGQN; from the coding sequence GTGGCGGTGATCTACCTGCATGGGTTCGGCTCGGGGCCGAAATCTACCAAGGCGGCCTTTTTTCAGCGGCGATTGCAGCAGATAGGGATCCCGCTCCTGGTGCCGGATCTGAACCAGGGTCAGTTTTCTCAGCTCACCCTTACCCGTCAAATCCAACAAGTATCCCAGCAGCTCGCAGAGTACGCTCACCCTCCTGTGACCCTAATTGGCTCCAGCTTGGGGGGGTTGGTGGCGGCTTGGGTTGCCGAGCAACAGGCTTGTGTGCAGCGTTTGGTGCTCTTGGCGCCAGCCTTTGGGTTTTTGAGCCATTGGTTGCCCCGGCTGGGAGCCGAGGCCGTAGAAGCCTGGCAAAGAACCGGATCCCTATCCGTCTTTCACTACGGGGAAGGTCGTCCACTGCCTCTGGAGTACCAATTTGTAACCGATGCTCAGGGCTATCCCGATGGAGCGTTACAACGGCCTATACCCACCCTGATCCTGCACGGGATCCGAGATGAAACCATCCCAATTCAGGCTAGCCGCAATTACGTGGCGCACCGCCCCTGGGCCCAACTCATGCCTTTGGAGAGTGATCATGCTCTGACAGATGTGCTGGAGCCGATTTGGCAAGCCAGCAGCCGCTTTTGTGGGTGGATCGACGCCCCCCGTGAGACAGGGCAGAATTGA